The Oncorhynchus nerka isolate Pitt River linkage group LG9a, Oner_Uvic_2.0, whole genome shotgun sequence genome has a segment encoding these proteins:
- the dus2 gene encoding tRNA-dihydrouridine(20) synthase [NAD(P)+]-like, whose product MTANKENMTANTVGRLCFRNVNALAPMVRVGTLPTRLLSLDYGADIVYSEELIDIKMAQCQRVVNEVLETVDFVAPDERVMFRTCEKEKDRVVFQMGTADPDRALIVARLVENDVAAIDVNMGCPKEYSTKGGMGAALLSDPDKIEAILRTLVKGVSKPVTCKIRILPTLEDTLSLVKRIENTGVAAIAVHGRLKDERPRHPVHCDFIQAIAEAVSIPVIANGGSLDRVKAHADIEEFRKATGASSVMVARAAMWNPSVFRSQGLLSVEEVMEEYLKYAIRYDNHAFNTKYCLCQMLRDKVESPLGKQLKSAQTNKEICEGYGLQEYYKKTQAELQARREAIQTNHNHPNLPVLDGDVTTMHVKFERREYPGEFSPKMFLLEWSRKENLDQPRYETVQRSQDRAFQSMVTMTGKKYRSTLWEKSKKYAEQASAIVCLRVLGLPEGRAGEEYSGLVGKRKREEKSNETPDEEDTTTYFGARKRRPSENPEEQRVTNHSK is encoded by the exons ATGACG GCGAATAAAGAAAATATGACGGCCAATACAGTGGGTAGACTGTGTTTCCGCAATGTAAATGCACTGGCACCTATGGTGCGTGTTGGCACCTTACCAACGAGACTGCTGTCCCTGGATTATGGTGCTGATATTGTGTACTCTGAG GAGTTGATTGACATCAAAATGGCACAGTGTCAGAGAGTTGTCAATG AGGTCTTGGAGACGGTGGATTTCGTGGCTCCTGATGAGAGAGTGATGTTCAGGACCTGCGAAAAGGAGAAAGACCGTGTTGTCTTCCAGATG GGAACTGCGGACCCAGACAGAGCACTGATTGTGGCGCGACTAGT GGAGAATGATGTGGCTGCCATCGATGTGAACATGGGCTGTCCTAAGGAATACTCTACTAAG GGTGGGATGGGAGCTGCTCTGCTCTCAGACCCCGACAAAATCGAAGCG ATTCTTAGAACACTTGTGAAAGGAGTGTCCAAACCAGTGACATGTAAAATCAGAATATTGCCCACA CTGGAAGATACTCTTAGTCTGGTAAAGAGAATTGAGAACACGGGTGTGGCAGCTATTGCCGTTCACGGCAG GTTAAAAGATGAAAGACCAAGACACCCTGTTCACTGTGACTTCATCCAGGCTATAGCTGAGGCGGTGTCCATTCCTGTCATCGCTAA CGGAGGTTCTCTGGACCGGGTCAAAGCCCACGCTGACATCGAGGAGTTCCGGAAGGCCACCGGGGCGTCCTCTGTGATGGTTGCCAGGGCGGCTATGTGGAACCCCTCAGTGTTCCGCAGTCAGGGACTGCTGTCTGTGGAGGAGGTCATGGAGGAATACCTCAAATAC GCCATCCGCTACGACAACCATGCCTTCAACACCAAGTACTGCCTCTGTCAGATGCTGAGGGATAAGGTGGAGTCTCCACTGGGGAAGCAACTCAAATCTGCCCAAACCAACAAAGAGATCTG TGAGGGCTATGGGCTGCAGGAGTACTATAAGAAGACCCAGGCAGAACTACAAGCCAGAAGGGAAGCCATCCAAACCAACCACAATCACCCCAACCTGCCTGTTCTAGATGGTGATGTCACCACAATGCATGTCAAATTTGAACG GAGGGAGTACCCTGGAGAATTCAGCCCTAAGATGTTCCTGCTGGAGTGGAGCCGCAAGGAGAACTTAGACCAACCACGATATGAGACA GTACAGCGCTCTCAAGACCGGGCCTTCCAATCCATGGTAACGATGACAGGGAAAAAGTACAGATCCACTCTGTG GGAGAAGTCAAAGAAATATGCAGAGCAGGCTTCTGCTATAGTATGTCTACGTGTTTTGGGGCTACCAGAGGGGCGGGCTGGTGAAGAGTACTCTGGGTTGGTGggcaagaggaagagggaggagaagagcaaCGAGACGCCAGATGAGGAGGACACCACTACATACTTTGGAGCCAGGAAAAGACGCCCGTCTGAAAACCCAGAAGAGCAACGGGTCACCAACCATTCCAAATAG